One Thiocapsa bogorovii DNA segment encodes these proteins:
- the ppc gene encoding phosphoenolpyruvate carboxylase, whose protein sequence is MNDVSQDQALERDVQLFTALLGEVLREHSRKRVLVIVERLRDGFMQLREGDDPELRGKLMKRIESLDAQTLSEVIRAFNIYFGLVNTAEELNAYLARMDLISAGERLWVGSFDDLARRFKDDGVSPENFQSLLEHLIYLPVFTAHPTEAKRRTTLETFRRIFLVGQDLHRSKLNDEELEDRLQDILTQIQILWKTDEVRIHKPQVTDEVRQGLYFFRESLFEAVPQVYRFLEKAVRRVYGSQCGIKVPSFIRFGSWIGGDRDGNPFVKPETTELAVRMHGELVLELYLERIRKLHRMLSHASSICQPSPAFMDSLDSDEDYWVDTMGQSLRRYVHEPYRRKLAMMDHRLSANLQRIRARIAGRYDPTQPAGYASERDFVADLYLIRDSLHHHGDANAAAGPLQDLIRLAETFGFHLVHLDIRQESVRHTEAVTELFARQAGAPYYQAFDEEQRLMALAEAIAHPHPFVIDKATLTPETRETLEVFEVMARMRAEISESLFGQYVISMTHYASHVMEVMLLARLAGLAGKDCRGWFCKIQISPLFETIDDLNRIGEVMGRLFKDPTYSALLKASGNQQEVMLGYSDSCKDGGILASSWRLYEAQRRVIQLADDEGVSCRLFHGRGGTVGRGGGPTHEAILAQPTDTVHGQIKLTEQGEVLSYRYANPETARYELTLGISGLIKASRCLIEPPPEDRKDYLGVMDELARYGEDAYRALTQETDGFLDYFYECTPLDGIALLNIGSRPSHRKKADRSLKSIRAIPWVFGWAQSRQTLPAWFGIGYAIERYRGNDLERLVKLQKMYQEWPYFRALLSNTQMSLFKAEMHIARAYARLAENQEQAEAIYGIIEAEYERTLVQVLNVAGLRGLMEETPELQRSLARRNIYLDPLNHIQVSLLERYRHEREEEKREEWLDPLLRSINAIAAGMRNTG, encoded by the coding sequence GACGCTCAGACCCTGTCGGAGGTCATTCGCGCCTTCAACATCTATTTCGGCCTGGTCAATACGGCCGAGGAATTGAATGCCTATCTCGCGCGCATGGATCTGATCTCCGCGGGCGAACGGCTCTGGGTCGGCTCCTTCGACGATCTGGCACGCCGTTTCAAGGACGACGGGGTCAGCCCCGAGAACTTCCAAAGCCTGCTCGAACATCTGATCTATCTTCCGGTCTTCACCGCGCATCCCACCGAGGCCAAGAGACGAACGACCTTGGAGACCTTCCGGCGGATCTTTTTGGTCGGGCAGGATCTGCACCGCAGCAAGCTCAACGACGAGGAGCTGGAGGACCGACTTCAGGACATCCTGACCCAGATCCAGATCCTGTGGAAGACCGACGAGGTCCGGATCCACAAGCCGCAGGTGACCGACGAGGTCCGGCAAGGGCTCTATTTCTTCCGCGAATCCCTCTTCGAGGCCGTGCCACAGGTCTATCGCTTCCTGGAGAAGGCAGTGCGCCGGGTCTATGGTTCGCAATGCGGGATCAAGGTTCCGAGCTTCATCCGGTTTGGTTCATGGATCGGCGGGGACCGCGACGGCAACCCCTTCGTCAAGCCCGAGACCACCGAGCTCGCTGTTCGCATGCACGGCGAGCTGGTCCTGGAGCTCTATCTGGAGCGTATCCGCAAGCTGCACCGCATGCTCAGCCATGCCAGCTCCATCTGCCAGCCGTCGCCGGCCTTCATGGACAGCCTCGATTCAGACGAGGACTATTGGGTCGACACCATGGGCCAAAGCCTGCGACGCTACGTGCACGAGCCCTATCGTCGCAAGCTGGCGATGATGGATCATCGTCTGAGCGCGAATCTGCAGCGGATCCGCGCCCGAATCGCGGGGCGATACGATCCGACGCAGCCGGCCGGATATGCGAGCGAGCGCGACTTTGTCGCCGATCTGTACTTGATCCGTGACTCGCTGCATCACCATGGCGATGCCAACGCTGCTGCCGGCCCTTTGCAGGATCTCATCCGCCTCGCCGAGACTTTCGGCTTTCACTTGGTCCATCTCGACATCCGTCAGGAATCGGTTCGCCATACGGAGGCTGTGACCGAGCTGTTCGCGCGCCAGGCCGGTGCGCCCTACTATCAGGCCTTCGACGAGGAGCAGCGCCTCATGGCCCTGGCGGAGGCAATCGCTCATCCGCACCCCTTTGTGATCGACAAGGCAACCTTGACCCCGGAGACCCGCGAGACGCTGGAGGTTTTCGAGGTGATGGCGCGAATGCGTGCCGAGATCAGCGAAAGTCTGTTCGGGCAGTACGTCATCTCGATGACCCATTACGCCAGTCATGTCATGGAGGTCATGCTGCTGGCGCGGCTTGCCGGACTCGCCGGCAAAGACTGCCGGGGTTGGTTCTGCAAGATCCAGATCTCGCCCCTGTTCGAGACCATCGACGACCTGAATCGCATCGGCGAGGTGATGGGGCGGCTGTTCAAGGATCCGACCTACAGCGCGCTGCTGAAGGCATCGGGCAATCAGCAGGAGGTGATGCTCGGGTATTCGGATTCATGTAAAGACGGCGGTATTCTGGCCTCGAGCTGGCGTCTCTACGAGGCGCAGCGCCGGGTGATCCAGCTCGCCGACGACGAGGGCGTTTCGTGCCGACTCTTCCACGGACGCGGCGGCACGGTCGGGCGCGGCGGCGGGCCGACCCACGAGGCCATTCTCGCTCAGCCCACGGATACGGTGCATGGACAGATCAAGCTCACCGAGCAGGGCGAGGTGCTCTCCTACCGCTACGCGAATCCCGAGACCGCGCGCTACGAGCTGACACTCGGCATCAGCGGGCTCATCAAGGCCAGCCGCTGTCTGATCGAGCCTCCGCCCGAGGATCGCAAGGACTATCTCGGTGTCATGGACGAGCTCGCTCGCTACGGCGAGGATGCCTATCGGGCGCTCACGCAGGAGACCGATGGCTTTCTCGATTATTTCTACGAGTGCACCCCGCTCGACGGCATCGCGCTGTTGAACATCGGCTCGCGCCCATCACATCGCAAGAAGGCCGATCGCTCCTTGAAGTCTATCCGCGCGATCCCCTGGGTCTTCGGATGGGCCCAGTCGCGTCAGACCTTGCCCGCCTGGTTCGGCATCGGCTACGCCATCGAGCGGTATCGCGGAAACGATCTCGAGCGTCTCGTGAAGCTCCAGAAAATGTATCAGGAGTGGCCCTATTTTCGCGCCCTCCTGTCCAACACCCAGATGTCGCTCTTCAAGGCCGAGATGCATATCGCGCGGGCCTATGCCCGTCTCGCCGAGAACCAGGAGCAGGCCGAGGCGATCTACGGCATCATCGAGGCCGAGTACGAGCGCACCTTGGTCCAGGTCTTGAACGTCGCCGGTCTGCGCGGTCTGATGGAGGAAACGCCGGAACTGCAGCGCTCCCTTGCCCGCCGCAACATCTATTTGGACCCCTTGAATCATATCCAGGTCTCGCTTCTGGAGCGTTATCGTCACGAGCGCGAGGAAGAGAAACGCGAAGAATGGCTCGATCCTCTGCTGCGCTCGATCAATGCGATCGCGGCGGGGATGCGAAACACGGGCTGA
- a CDS encoding toxic anion resistance protein, with the protein MSEQDRGDAAAMDPHAQGQATGARPAPTAEPVAEIALADSQRAAQRPLMVAEEAQVPQIDEAQLGRLLQELDLNDTHSILFFGSKAQERLTEVSDQMLEGVRAKDVGPAGAALSEMVTTLKGFRVDDLNPNRKPGFLARLTGKGRPVVKFLQEYEAVRDQIETISGQLERHKTKLLTDVTALDRLYVANLDYFRTLEQYIAAGEAKLAELDESTIPGLAAQVETSKDMVEVQRLKDLRGARDDLERRVHDLKLTRQVTMQGLPSIRMVQENDKGLINKINSTLVNTVPLWRQQLAQAVTIYRSGEAADTIRAATDLTNDLLRANADNLKSANAEARRQIERGVFDIEVVKHANQTLIETIEESLAIADEGKRARAVASQELERLEADLRRTLTSASARRSDG; encoded by the coding sequence GTGAGCGAGCAAGACCGAGGCGATGCTGCAGCGATGGATCCTCACGCGCAGGGGCAAGCGACGGGTGCGCGGCCTGCGCCGACAGCCGAGCCCGTCGCGGAGATCGCCCTCGCCGATTCGCAGCGTGCGGCGCAGCGGCCGCTCATGGTTGCCGAGGAGGCTCAGGTGCCGCAGATCGACGAGGCGCAGCTCGGACGCCTGCTGCAGGAGCTCGATCTGAACGACACCCACTCCATCCTTTTCTTCGGCTCCAAGGCCCAAGAGCGCCTCACCGAGGTCTCCGATCAAATGCTCGAAGGCGTACGGGCAAAAGACGTCGGCCCCGCCGGGGCCGCGCTGAGCGAGATGGTGACGACGCTCAAAGGCTTTCGTGTCGATGACCTGAATCCAAACCGCAAGCCCGGTTTCTTGGCGCGTCTGACGGGGAAAGGTCGGCCTGTCGTCAAGTTCCTTCAGGAGTACGAGGCGGTACGCGATCAGATCGAGACCATCTCGGGACAATTGGAGCGGCACAAGACCAAGCTTCTGACCGACGTGACCGCGCTCGACCGACTCTACGTCGCCAATTTGGACTATTTCAGAACCTTGGAGCAGTACATCGCGGCAGGAGAGGCGAAGCTGGCTGAGCTCGACGAGTCGACCATCCCCGGTTTGGCCGCTCAGGTCGAGACCAGCAAAGACATGGTGGAGGTCCAGCGTCTAAAGGATCTGCGCGGCGCACGCGACGACCTGGAGCGGCGGGTGCATGACCTGAAGCTGACGCGCCAGGTCACCATGCAGGGCCTGCCCAGCATCCGCATGGTCCAGGAGAACGACAAGGGTCTCATCAACAAGATCAACTCGACCCTCGTCAACACGGTGCCCCTGTGGCGGCAGCAGTTGGCTCAGGCGGTCACCATCTACCGTTCCGGCGAGGCGGCCGACACCATCCGGGCGGCCACCGATCTCACCAACGACCTGCTGCGCGCCAATGCCGACAATCTCAAATCGGCGAACGCCGAGGCCCGCCGCCAGATCGAGCGCGGCGTCTTCGACATCGAGGTGGTCAAGCACGCCAACCAAACCTTGATCGAGACGATCGAGGAGAGCTTGGCGATTGCCGACGAGGGGAAGCGCGCCCGCGCCGTCGCCAGCCAAGAGCTCGAGCGTCTCGAGGCCGATCTGCGACGCACCTTGACCTCGGCGAGCGCGCGTCGGTCCGATGGATAG
- a CDS encoding DUF1640 domain-containing protein translates to MSSVVELYEALASAPDDRTRARVIASAFERLEERYPHLPDLVTRQQLRETELRLQKEIEQVRADLLVRIEQLRGEVKTQIEQLRGEVKTEIEQSRGEVKTEIEQLRGEVKAEIERSRNILLIWLIPLMFAQVGAMAALVKLL, encoded by the coding sequence ATGAGCTCCGTTGTCGAACTTTACGAGGCATTGGCCAGCGCGCCCGATGACAGAACGCGTGCGCGTGTCATCGCTTCGGCGTTCGAGCGTTTGGAGGAGCGTTATCCGCATCTGCCGGATTTGGTCACCCGGCAGCAGTTACGCGAGACGGAGCTGCGCCTTCAGAAGGAGATCGAGCAGGTGCGCGCCGATCTGTTGGTCCGGATCGAACAGTTGCGCGGCGAGGTCAAGACCCAGATTGAACAGTTGCGTGGCGAGGTCAAGACCGAGATCGAACAGTCGCGCGGCGAGGTCAAGACCGAGATTGAACAGTTGCGCGGCGAGGTCAAGGCCGAGATCGAGCGCAGCCGGAATATCTTGCTGATATGGCTGATTCCGCTGATGTTTGCACAGGTCGGCGCAATGGCGGCGCTGGTGAAGCTGCTCTAA
- a CDS encoding 5-bromo-4-chloroindolyl phosphate hydrolysis family protein has protein sequence MVDPTGTTPEQRRTLGLTELILGVKPVRQSGSEQSAGWARRPRARGTLLYVLPIPLLIGALIGLGAGRLDVVLADGGVFAIFMAAADLTRRGLKAESAQQILRFTRLQRVPLKTIGGLLTGLATGLAAVVSVHQGLGLGLAYAAVAMLGFHLLYGFEPLGRPRAFATNDERSRKIAAALAEAERKLIDLDRAAKTIANPELKIRLQRIGSQGRSILDQIADRPTDLFRARKFLSVYLDGVQQVADGYARTHRLADSRELEQNFRNVLVTVEQVFDEQHQRLLKTDVMDLDIQIEVLKKQLEREGIQ, from the coding sequence ATGGTCGATCCGACGGGAACAACCCCCGAGCAACGTCGTACCCTAGGTCTCACCGAGCTTATTCTCGGGGTGAAGCCCGTTCGGCAGAGCGGTTCGGAGCAGAGTGCGGGGTGGGCGAGGCGACCGCGCGCAAGAGGGACCCTGCTGTATGTCCTGCCGATCCCGCTCCTGATCGGCGCCTTGATCGGGCTCGGGGCAGGGCGGTTGGATGTGGTTCTCGCAGACGGCGGGGTTTTCGCGATCTTCATGGCGGCGGCAGACCTGACTCGACGCGGCTTGAAGGCCGAGTCTGCGCAACAGATCCTGCGCTTCACACGTCTGCAGCGAGTTCCTCTGAAGACCATCGGAGGGCTGCTCACGGGCCTGGCAACCGGTCTTGCCGCCGTGGTCTCGGTCCATCAGGGGCTCGGTCTCGGCCTCGCCTATGCCGCGGTCGCCATGCTCGGGTTCCACCTTCTTTACGGATTCGAGCCGCTGGGTCGTCCACGCGCATTCGCGACCAACGACGAGCGCTCGCGCAAGATCGCGGCGGCCTTGGCGGAAGCCGAGCGCAAGCTGATCGACCTGGACCGCGCGGCGAAGACCATCGCCAACCCGGAACTGAAGATCCGCCTTCAACGTATCGGATCGCAGGGCCGGTCGATCCTCGATCAGATTGCTGATCGGCCCACCGATTTGTTTCGCGCACGCAAGTTTCTGAGCGTCTATCTCGACGGCGTCCAGCAGGTCGCCGACGGTTACGCGCGGACCCATCGTCTGGCGGATTCGCGCGAGTTGGAGCAAAATTTTCGAAATGTCCTGGTGACGGTCGAGCAGGTGTTCGACGAGCAACACCAGCGGCTTCTGAAGACCGACGTGATGGACCTCGATATCCAGATCGAGGTGCTGAAGAAGCAGCTCGAGCGCGAAGGGATTCAGTGA